ATTTTAGAAAGGAGCTTGGCAtctacattaataagtgatatgGGCCTATACGACGAACGGCAATAAGGGGGTCCTTTCCAGGTTTTAACAATAATTTCACATAAAACGTGTCTGCAGATGGTGGTAATCCCTCCTCTCCCAAAGCATTGTTAAATAAAGAGACCAAAGTCTCAGTCACCTGTTCCCTCATTGCTTTAAAAAAATCTCCGGTCAAACCGTTTGGGCCAGGTGCCTTCGCATTTTTCAAGTTCCTAATAGCTCTATCTACCCCCTCCTTAGTAACCCTGGCGTTTAGGAATTGTAACTTTTCCGCGGAGATGACCGGTAAGGTGGCCTTGTCTAACAGTGTGTCATGTAACTGAGGGGAAGATTCATCTGAGTACAGTTCCTCATAAAAACTAGCCAGAACAGCATTAATATGAGAAGGATCACATGTATCTCGCAATTTCGCTATGCGTTGTGTTGGACGTTTTCCTCGAGCCACAGTTGCCAGTAACTTTCCCGCCTTATTACCAAACCTGTGTAGAATAGCTTCAAAATCACGGTTATGTGACATTTCTTTGAGAAGCACATTCGTCAAAGGATTGTTTGGCCTGAATCCAAGCCTGTCTAGCCTCTATTGTAGAATGTGTCAGGTATGCTGTATAAGCTGTCCTCAATGCAGCACTAGAGGAATAACATTTTTGCGGTATTTCCCTTTTTTTGCTCACTGAGTATGCAAGTATCCTCCCCCTCAGCACAGCCTTGGCCGTATTCCAAAAAAGTGAGGGATCATCCCTGTGTCCTGAATTCGTTGAGGTGTATTCCAACCACCATCCCCGCAACAGTCTTACAAAAGTGTCATCAGACGCAAAATGGGCCGGGAATCGCCATATAAAATCTCACCCTCTGGGATAGGTTTCCTGAAAAGATATCCGTACCGGGGCAGGATCTGAGATCACTAGATCTCCTATATCAGAAGACCCAACGCTGGAGACATGAAAAAATAGTCTATCCTGGACCTAGACTGTTGAGCATGGGAGTAATGAGTAAATTCTCTGGCATCAGGGTTACCTATTCTCCAAGGATCTATTAAGTGCGTGCTTTCCAGCAAAGGTCCTAACACTCTGTCATGTTTTCTGGGGGCCCTTCTAGGAATGGACTTAGGGTCGTGTGTGTTGTGTGAGCGCCTATCCACTCTGTGGTCAAGAACAGAATTAAAATCCCCTCCCACTACTTTGTGCAGGACAGTATCTGACAATAAGGACCCTTCCAAACTGTTAAAGAATGAAACATTATCGCTGTTAGgtccatacacattataaatgcATAATACCCAGCAAGATGTGCTTAGGGCAACATGGAGCAGACGTCCTTCCGTGTCCGAATCTGTATGTGTTACCTCATGTACCAGGTTTTTATTTATCAAAATAAGAACCCGCGCCttacggccacaagctgaagagccgtacACTGAGCCCACCCACaattttttcatgcggtggaagtcaCTCTCCTCCAAATGAGTTTCCTGAAGAAGATTGATATCTGTATGAAGTTTTTTTAAGTGGCGGAGTATCATCATTCTCTTATTAGGGGATCGAAGCCCCTTTACATTCCAAGAGGTCAGCTGCATAAACTAAGTGTCACTAAAAGGTTCAATAATGACCAGTCATAAATATCTCTGGCTAGGCAAGAATGCCCCACTACCTTGGTAGCTGCTCGGTGGTATCTGCTCCAGTttgctcccaacattacaataacaacatgAATAATCAACACAAGAAAATGAACATAACCCATGAGAACAAAATACCCAACCAGGAATGTCCACATCAATCCCAGTGAAACAAGCATCAGTTCGGCATACATGACTTCAGTTTTTTCTGATCTGTGACCCAACCCCTCCCCTTTCCGCCCCTGCATGTTCCAGATGTAGACATCAGATTCCAAGACAAGTTGGTCAAACTAAACAGTAGAAGAACAAATGCCTATGTCTAATAAAACAGGAACCTCTTCAAGTAAAGGTCAACCAAACCAGTGACCACATGTATGTAAGGCACAATCAAATGCAGTCTTTcatcacacatgatatacttaTCAGTCTGGGATGGTTTCAATCAGCTTGTCCAAACGTTGTCGATGTAGAGTCTTGGACGATTCtgcccgttgttgcttgggtgaggGAGCACGAGTTATTTCAGACCAAGTACAGTCCCGTGGAGGAGAAGGTGATGAAGGAGGACCATCCCCTCCAGATCCTTGACTCGTAGTCTCCGCTCCGAGAACCAGGGATCTTGTCCACGTAGATTGCCGCTTCCTCAGGCGTGTGAAATACCTTGATGGAGCCATCCATCTGCGTGATCACCAGGGTAGCCGGATATTGTAGCTGAAATTTGATTTTGCGTTTGTATAGGGAGGTGCAAATCCCTCCAAAGGATCTCCGACGCCGCGTGACCTCTGCTGAATAATCTGCAAACAGGATAATTTTTGCTCCCCTTATATGTAAAGGGGTATTACGATTTCTGAAAGTGCGCAAAAGTTCCCCTTTATCATTGTAATCCACGTAGCGCATGATCACCTGTCGTGGTCTGGTTTGCGACTCTCCTTTTGCGTTGGCTATCGGACCCGCAGGGCCCACTAGATGTGCCCTTTCCACTCTGCATGATCTAGTCAGACCCAACGCTTCTGGCAGCTCCGTCTCACAAATCCCCTGGAGAAGCTGTGGTCTAATATGCTCAGGTAGTCCGACAATCCGTAAATTATTCCTTCTGGAACGATTTTCGAGTTCTTCCAAACGATCCCTGAGCTTGGTGTTATCTCACATCAGACCTTTAATGCAGGTATGGGCCCCTGCAGAGTCATCTTCCATGAGGCCAACACGCTGTTCCAGCTCATCCAGTCGGGTGCCATGAGACGTGACCTCATTTTGAAGTTTCTGGAGCGTCGTTGTTACTGTGGCTATTAAGGAATCCCGAATATCAGGGGCCAGCTGAGTAGCAACCTCTATCGCCAACTTCCGGTAGTCCAGCGGTGAGTCAGTAAATACCGACGGCATTATCACCTCCCCAGGGAGTAATGGGCTTTGAGGCCGACTCTGTGGGAGTGATGGCTGCAGcagcgccgccatcttggattgcGCCTCACCTCGTGTGCTGTGTCCAGCCGGACAGGAAACCTCTCTGCTGCCGCTCCGAaggagatatctctccataaaccCTCCGGTTCTTCTCACTGAGCCCTCAGCTGAATGCCGAGGCACTTAAATCCTGCAGGTGTGTGGCGGCGGAGGGTCGggggatcagggcttcaggagTTCACCTAATCCATCACCACATCCCaatgccggaaccggaagtctagatgcatttttttgctgcaaattgcGTCAAACTGGGCCAATTTACAAAAATTGCTGCAAAATAATTCTTTTTTTTCCAGGAATTGTAGTAAAAAAACGCACAGTGAGATCCCAGCCGAAGTGCTGATGCCAATTATATAATCAACATTTCACCTATATACTGTATGACTCCCACAGCTAGCTGTGTCCAAAAGTACTCAATTGTCCCTAGATCCGATTCAAGTAAATTATGATAAGCATGAACAGTAGCAAAGAAAGTATGAAGAAATGGCATGGGATTGAGCATTGCTTCAAGGAAATGGGTAGCATGGTAAAGCTATAATGGGCACACTTCTATAGAGTGTGCACTTTAGAGGTAAACATTAGGATATGAGTGGGCATTGTCAAGATGCAAGCACGTACCTAGGTATGAGACTTTATGGTAAAAAGAATAACAGGGTCACTTGAATAGGGATGAGTTTCAATACGTCACATCCCATAGACACACGTGGGGCTGTCTCTGGAGAAGAACAGAcccattttttctaatttcaggcAATCCCTTTAAAGATATATAGGAGTAAATACATCTCTAGCATAATGTATTTCCAAGTCATAATAGTAGGTCAACCAATAAAACATAAAACCAGCAATAATACTGGACTGTGAGTATCACCTGCTCTGTGATGTAAGCAAAACCTGTGTGTGGATACTAAACATTCAGCCCAGTATTTAGTAGGAACTCTTGTGATGGTACAAGTTGTGACTATAATTAACAAAactatttgggtatgttcacacagggtggataggtTGGTAAGAATACACAGATAATCAATCCGCAGTTAATCCGCTAAGTGTGAATATACTTGCTAATAGTTATAATACAAATATTTCAGGGCAGCATATGATTCTCTAATCAATGTTGTAGTATATACCTGATCATGTATGAAGTAGCTCAAAGTTGGACTGATCACAAGAGTACTAAAGGATTCTCCGATGGTCCAGGATGTGACACAATAACAGgacccaaaggtccagcagaagacaacccattTGAAGGTGACCTTGAGGCCAATCAGTTGCCAttcgggtctatttcttatggtatGATTCACAAAATAACCCATTAcactttattgatgatatgtTCTACGTATACAACTAAGTTTACACTGTAATTATaagtggacatggacatgttcTGTACATGTTCTGGAGGATGGGCCCTCAGAATTATATTTTGGttggcccaaggaaccccagtcaagatactgtgcttGGACCATGTAGCCTACGAAATTGAATGGACCTAAAAGATGCTTGGATCTTGTCATTCATTTTGCTAGAACTACATGAAGTAGGTCAGTGGAGGATCTACATGGCCATCACTTATCTATATAGAGATAACATGTCGTCTATGGAAACAATAATGACGGGTGGGATATGTGACACTAATAAATTCCGAGaccagatatatatatagtatgtgagtGTTAGTGGTTCTGGTGATCATAGATGTAAcagtagtaatgttgtattacctGTTATCCTAGGAGGTGGTAATGTAATATGAAATTTACCTGTTGACATGTGACTAGAGGGTTAACAGTATTAAAGATGCAGCCATGAATTGTTGTCTGGAACAACAATAGATCCAATTTCAGTATAATTCCTAAACTTTCCAGAATTGGGAGGGGTCAGCGTATTTCTTACCTGGTTAAGTGTAGAAGAATGTCAAAAGCATAGCCTTGGGGCCAGGAGCCTCCCTGACTCAATGTGAATCAGAGCTTTTGTTTTAGGAACTAATGCAGTACACACATACAATACCTGCTCCTGGTTGAGTGAAAGCACTTTGTGTAAGAAggtttaaggggggggggggtgtaatatgatGAAACGCTTACAGGTTATTCTCACAAACCAATGAGGTAATAATGAATCCCGCTTCTCTCGCAAATGTTGGCACGCAAATCAAAGCGGATGACTCTGCTGAAGGACCAAACCTTACGTGGAAGTCACACCCACATCCTCTTGTATAAAGAGAAGGATGGAAAGTCTGGGTTCCTGCACTCAACTAATCATCCCAGGTAGCACTTAGAAAGGCAGGTGTTACATTTACATCATGTCCTCATACAGTATTAGGCAAACATCATCCTCAGGATCCTCAAGTGGCTTGGGATTAGGTGTCCTTGGTGGTGGCTCAAGCAGATTGTCTGTGGGTAGTTACAGGGCACCCAGCATCCATGGAGGAAGTGGTGGCAAAAATATTTCCATCTCCACCTCTAGGATGCATTCCTCTGGGGCTAGTGGTTATGGAAGTAGCTTCGGTGGAGGATTTGGTGGTCTAGGCAGTGGCATGGCTGGCAGCTTTTCATCTAGTTATGGTTATGGCTTTGGAGGTGGACTTGGTAGTGGAGAGGGTCTTCTAGCTGGAGGTGAGAAGGAGACTATGATAAACCTGAATGACCGTCTGGCTTCATACCTGGACAAAGTACGCTCCCTGGAGAAGGCCAATGCCCAGCTGGAGGTTAAGATTCGTGAGTGGTATGAGAAACAAGCACCAAGCCCAGAACGTGACTACAGCCAATATtacaaagtgattgaagatcttcgTAACAAGGTAGGAGAAAATTCTTTAAGTATGTTGCTAGTTCCTTCCACATAAATCATGTTATATATGCAATTATAAATCAATGTAGTTTATTTTCTTATACTCCACATTAACATATTGTAATTTTAATATGTGTATGAAATATTGTTTTCTGTGTAATCTATTTGTATTATTCAAGTACAAATGGAGTCCAAAATAGGCCCAtgagtaaaaattacaatatatgaTAAGTTTAATATGTATAGCCAAGATTTACTGAAACTGACTTAAAATTTGTTGTACTCACATTCTACTGTAGCAAACTGATGATATCATCAAACAGAGACTGTAGACTTCCCCTTCGAGGTGACATCATTAGATACTTTCTGATTGTGTAACTATTTATATTGCACAACTACCTTCCCATACCATCCTCCCATCATTGCCACATAacgatgatgtcatcaacatgagGCATGAAAGACTGTGTGAGTTAAACATGTGGCACAGAGTAATTTACTTCATTCAAATTCAATTACagtacattgtaaaaaaaaaaaaaggtcactatatatacacacaaatatgaGATATCCTCTTGCTGAGGCATGGTGTCTGGTTCTGAAATAGCTTTTATCATGATAACTTGGTAAGGAGAAAAAGTAGAAGTTTCAATAGGAATTACAGCCTACTGTCACCCAGGGCATGACAAACTGACTGCCTTGACCCCCAGACTAGGAACAATGATGTCAccatggctggtgatgtcacttaaTGTAATACTTAGGGTTAGTTATATGGTGCCAATATGATCTTTAGCGCTATACATATCAGTTCCTGTCCCCAATGCGGTTCACAATCTAATATCCCTAATACAAAAACAATGAGGGGCATTTTGGAGTACCGGGGAGAACCCACATAGGTAGAACATACAAAGTTCATGCTGATTTTGGCCTTGATCAGATTCAATTCCAGGACCCCCATATGCAACTGTTTTGGGAATGAGATATACACACAATTATAATAATGTGCTAGATATCACACCTAGAATATGTTTTTGTCTGAATTCTTAGATCCTCAATGCCACCATGAACAATGCCAGCACTCTCCTGCAGATTGACAATGCTAAGTTAGCCGCTGATGACTTCAAGACCAAGTAAGATTTGTTCCCTATGTTTTAAACTGTGACCTTTCAGTCAACTTATCTTTTGGTGATTCTTTGTCACTAAAAGATCTATCCAGCATAAAGACTCATCACCACACATGGACAATAAATTTATATATCGAtaacaatatatatttattaaaggggttctacgCTTTggccaatccctacttgttaaatAAAGCCTCTTGATCAGctttaatctgtggggaaacctgtcagaaagtgttcaatttccctgcagtgccacctcagggcaaattaagtattacatggtggccattcaaatcaatgggctatctgtgtaatgcaggacaggacaggtcctccagagagagaagcGCTATATAACTGCTTTCCACTATggacaagagatgaggatcctgaataggGGACCCGCTCTATCAACCCAGATTCCCTAATATGGTgtatgaaaataggttttctaaactacacaacccctttaagcttgtaTGTCTGCATTTTGCTATCTTCAACAGAAAAATCACATTTTGATTTGCCTCCTTTCAACAAGGTATGAAACTGAACTGTCCATGCGTTTGAATGTTGAGGGTGACATAAATGGTCTACGCAGAGTCTTGGatgaactgacccttacaagaTCAGATCTGGAGATCCAGATTGAGAGCTTGAAGGAAGAGTTGGCTTACTTGAAGAAGAACCATGAGGAGGTAGGACTGATCATCAGAGAGATTAGGAAATAATGGATCAGTTTAATCAGGAAGTATTTGAATAGATGCAGATCATGACACAAATTTGGTTGCATAGGAAATAAACGCTCTCCGTGGACAAGTTGGTGGCCAAGTGAATGTAGAGATGGATGCTGCCCCGGCTGTTGACCTGACTAAGATTTTGTCTGACATGAGAGACCAATATGAAGTAATGGCTGAAAAGAACCGCAAGGAAGTTGAGGCCTGGTACTTTAAGcaggtgagaaaaaaaaatgtttccttaGGTTGTCTCAATAATGGTATGTTCTAGTTGCCAGTCATGAAAAGCAACATATTAACCCgccatttttaatatttatgtcTTAGACAGAGGAACTGAGCAGAGAAGTTGCAAGTCACAGTGAACAGATCCATTCCAGCAAAACAGAAATGACCGACCTTAGACGTACCCTCCAAAGCCTAGAGATTGAACTTCAGACACAGCTAAGCATGGTGAGATCTTGTTCCAACATTATCCATGATATGTCCCATCACTTACGTTACTATACAGCCTAAACATTACTCTCTACTATAGAAAGCAGCACTGGAAGGAACTTTGGCAGAGACAGAAGGCCGGTATTGCGTGCAGCTATCTCAGATACAGGATATGATCGGCAGTGTGGAAGCTCAGCTTGCAGATTTACGGTCAGACATGGAACGCCAGAGCTATGAATACAAGATTCTCATGGACGTGAAGACCCGCCTGGAACAAGAGATCGCAACCTACAGACGTCTCCTGGATGGTGAAGATGCCAAGTAAGTAGCAATATGATATTGACCATTAAAGAGTTATCATTTGGTTAGGCCACAACCAAAATAGTTTTTCTGGAGCCATATTGATAATATCCAACTAACAAATTAGAGTTATTAGAGCACTGGTGTCCAGTTAGGCCCCAGAGGCATCATTTGAAGTTCCTAGGCCCTTGCAcctaatacaaaatctgtaacctGGTCCTCCAACCATTATGTATCATTCATAGCACTGGTGCTGTAATTGGCAGAGGGGCTGTTGGGTCCCCTTGGGCAACAGGGCCCAAATATAAATGCTAGGCACTGAGAGAGTTGTTGCGTACATTATGTCTGACTTATTTGGTATTATAATACCTATCTCCTTTGATGATACATACTTTCTTCAGACTTGAATCATTCCATTGTACTGTTAGGAAACCCTTCGGGGCCTATTGTGTGCTGTCAATCTGAGATGATgccaaatattttttgttttaaaaacagtGGATCACTATTCATTTTCTCTCTTATTTTCTTTTCCAACAGCATCTCATACAAGGAATGTAAGTACATTGTATTCTcatatttttaattaaaatgttATTAAGTTAGGATTGAAATTGCCGAGATGTGCCAGTGGGCACTGTTCTTGGACAGCAGTGGTCTTGATCATAACTGTgtcttagaccccatgcacaagaccgtaaaatcgtccgtaattacgaacccatttatttctatggccgacggacaccttcccatatatctacgggaaggtgtccgtgtcgtagaaactttccgaaaaaaataggacatgtcctatttttttattttacggaccgtgctcccatatttcATATGGGACAGTAAATGCGGAAAAAGTTGtccacggccggccgtgcccctaattacgggttgtaattacgggcacggtcgtgtgcatggggccttaaagagtaTCACACTTTTAGTAGGATACTTTAGATTATATAATAGGCTTGTGGAATACCTTTTGGTCAAAAACAGTGTGCTAGATGGCAGCTGCTAGGTGGCACGACTACCAGTCTTCCACTTTCTCCAGTTCATATATGACCTGGTGCTTTTTGGCTTTCATTCTGAATGACCTCTGTTTTACTCGGGTAGTTCTTCATTCTCCACACAGTTCCATGATCTCAACTATCATTACATACTATCCAGATGTAGACAAGATTtagcttgtcagatgtagcagagctaaatacGTTATTTGGTACAATTCATAGTGATATTaccttgtgttatctgtggttttacacagGACTACAGGCTAATCTTAGCTCAGTTATCATGATACATTTACAATAGAGCCATACATTATGCACATGCAAAATCAGCACAAAGGGGAAGggggtatttataaaaaaatatatatatttaaagactctgttttgaataattcgatagctctctgtaaaattgttagaattaaaaaaatattaaaatttttccactaaactattttttttataatcacaGCCCCTCAAACCGTACGTAACGTCCGCACCATTATTGAGGAGACCGTTGATGGAAAAGTGGTGTCATCACGGGAGAAGGTCCATCAAGCCGCCTTCTAATCTAAACCTGTCTCCAAACTCAGCACAGATACCTGAATGAGTCAGATATAATATGTCTAATATAACATGTTCCAGCGGCAGCCATCCCAGTGTACCCCAGTTGTTCAGGACTAACAAATCCCAGAATGTTCTGCTAGTTGGCAGGCACATGGGTATATGAGGTtctacaacagctggagagccatagGTCACACAAACCAAGCCTACTCATGAATTATTATTAGTAATAACATCTCGGGTTGACCGGTCACCAGTATCTTGTGCTGAGTTAATCACTGGAGTCACTGACGCCAATGTAACGCCTGTGTTTTCATAACCAGATGATACAACTTGTGCAACTTTTTGAGGCCTCTTTATTTTCTATATCTAATAAAGTTATCtgctttttcatgcacttttatgTTGTCTGCCTAGTTTAATTTTTTCTAGTAAATCCTGAATAGAACTAAACCTAGAGTAGACACAGACATAACCTAGAATTAAAAGATAACCGCTGACAGCCTTTAGAGGGAGCtaaggagcttactgtatacggtTTATACACTGAATACTCAGTAATATAGAAGTATACACTGGAAAGTGGACAAAGTGGATTCACTAAACCAGAATCGCTTTGGGGTGCAAAGTCTAAGGATCACCCCTCCACCTACAGTAGGTCTTGGAGTTTTCCGGCTGCAAAGGACAAACAGAACAATTGACACGGAGATAACTTTTTTGTACACAATAGGGGAAGACCAAGAGTCAGACGGCATCTCCGTTCCTTTGCTGACAATCTGTGGAGCGCACGTGCATAGGCTCTTCCTGAGCAGCAACTGGGGTGTTATTGAGTATAGGAGCTAGACGAGCGAAATTTTGAGTATGTTCCTTTTCCTGAGATCTCTTCTGGAACTGAAATCCCACTGGTAGCCAGGAAATCCAGAGCAACCAATGCAGAGAACGAATGGCATTACCAAATATTCATAGTGCCCACCCCGGATGTTGAGGACAGTTTTCCACTCGTCTCATTCCAACCCTTTATCCACATTCTCTGGAAGGGGAAAAGTGGAAATTGCCTTCAACACCCAGGGCGGGTAACTCCAAGGCCTAGTTAGAGGGAAGATTCCTTAGACTTCACATCCCAGGCTATCCAGGGACAAACTGATAGCGGCTGTGGATCCACTTCTCCAGTGAGAAATATAACGTGCAGTAAGCTCCTCATAGTGGTGTCTGtaggcagccagaattgtatATTTTAATCTGCATAGGGGTTGTGTTTGGTGCTCTGCAAATTAATGTGACAGAATTTTTGTAACTAAAAACGACATCGAGTGCCCCGTTTAGCCACTTGTGCCACCGAACCAATGATTCCTGGGCTCCCTCTGCTAGCCCCAGCGCTTCTCAGATAATCTGATGCACACTGTGCTTTGGTAGTCCAAGACACACTTCCCTGCCATCCGATTGCCAAGGGCCGCTCACGTGGGCAGCACTAGTCAATCAGATAGCAGGGAAGAGGGTGGAGGACAGTAGAGGGGACCCAGAAATCAGTGGATAGGGGGCACAACGCAGCTAAATGGCTGGTACCAGGTAAATAAACTCTGCACCCTGCTGGCAAACCTCCCATTTTTACCTAAAACTGGAGGGTCTTTGtaaagggtggacattcactttaaggcacAACTACccaaaggtatatatatatatatatataaaacagaccATGTGGTATggtgatatacagtgaaggaaataagtatttgatcccttgctgattttgtaagttttcccactgtcaaagacatgaacagtctagaatttttaggctaggttaattttaccagtgagagatagattatatataaaaaaaaaaagaaaatcacattgtcaaaatgatatatatttatttgcattgtgcacagagaaataagtatttgatcccctaccaaccattaagagttcagcctcctccagaccagttacacgctccaaatcaacttggtgcctgcattaaagacagctgtcttacatggtcacctgtataaaagactcctgtccacagactcaatgaatcagtctgactctaacctctacaacatgggcaagaccaaagagctttctaaggatgtcagggacaagatcatagacctgcacaaggctggaatgggctacaaaaccataagtaagacgctgggtgagaaggagacaactgttggtgcaatagtaagaaaatggaagacatacaaaatgactgtcaattgacatcgatctggggctccatgcaaaatctcacctcgtgggctatccttgatcctgaggaaggtgagatctcagccgaaaactacacggggggaacttgtgaatgatctcaaggcagctgggaccacagtcaccaagaaaacaattggtaacacattatgccgtaatggattaaaatcctgcagtgcccgcaaggtccccctgctcaagaaggcacatgtacaggcccgtctgaagtttgcaaatgaacatctggatgattctgagagtgattgggagaaggtgctgtggtcagatgagactaaaattgagctctttggcattaactcaactcgccgtgtttggaggaagagaaatgctgcctatgacccaaagaacaccgtccccactgtcaagcatggaggtggaaacattatgttttgggggtgtttctctgctaagggcacaggactacttcaccgcatcaatgggagaatggatggagccatgtaccgtcaaatcctgagtgacaacctccttcctccaccaggacattaaaaatggctcgtggctgggtc
The genomic region above belongs to Rhinoderma darwinii isolate aRhiDar2 chromosome 13, aRhiDar2.hap1, whole genome shotgun sequence and contains:
- the LOC142665912 gene encoding keratin, type I cytoskeletal 19-like; this encodes MSSYSIRQTSSSGSSSGLGLGVLGGGSSRLSVGSYRAPSIHGGSGGKNISISTSRMHSSGASGYGSSFGGGFGGLGSGMAGSFSSSYGYGFGGGLGSGEGLLAGGEKETMINLNDRLASYLDKVRSLEKANAQLEVKIREWYEKQAPSPERDYSQYYKVIEDLRNKILNATMNNASTLLQIDNAKLAADDFKTKYETELSMRLNVEGDINGLRRVLDELTLTRSDLEIQIESLKEELAYLKKNHEEEINALRGQVGGQVNVEMDAAPAVDLTKILSDMRDQYEVMAEKNRKEVEAWYFKQTEELSREVASHSEQIHSSKTEMTDLRRTLQSLEIELQTQLSMKAALEGTLAETEGRYCVQLSQIQDMIGSVEAQLADLRSDMERQSYEYKILMDVKTRLEQEIATYRRLLDGEDANISYKESPQTVRNVRTIIEETVDGKVVSSREKVHQAAF